One segment of Paenibacillus pabuli DNA contains the following:
- a CDS encoding GNAT family N-acetyltransferase, which yields MYDENKKVQQDKAVENVMRNLKRGGNALELVPMNDQEFASFRMRSIKDFAGEKVEAGAWAEEEAQELAEASYDRFLPEGLNTPGAYIYNLVHPVDGNVGYIWFNITDNRRGKEAFLLDIVVEEAYRGKGYGTETMDALEQAARSLHVDRIGLHVFGHNVRASSLYRKMGYEITDLTMYKELKR from the coding sequence ATGTATGATGAAAATAAAAAGGTACAGCAGGATAAGGCAGTAGAAAATGTTATGCGGAATTTGAAACGGGGAGGGAATGCTTTGGAGCTTGTGCCGATGAATGATCAAGAGTTTGCGAGTTTTCGGATGCGTTCAATTAAGGATTTTGCTGGAGAGAAAGTAGAAGCAGGGGCATGGGCGGAGGAAGAAGCGCAGGAGCTTGCTGAGGCATCTTATGATCGCTTTTTGCCTGAAGGACTGAATACGCCTGGAGCCTACATTTATAATCTGGTGCATCCGGTGGACGGCAATGTGGGGTATATCTGGTTTAACATTACGGACAATCGTCGGGGTAAGGAAGCCTTCTTGCTCGATATTGTCGTCGAAGAAGCGTATCGTGGCAAAGGATATGGCACCGAAACAATGGACGCCCTTGAACAAGCGGCTCGGAGTCTTCATGTGGATCGGATCGGTTTGCATGTGTTTGGACATAATGTGCGGGCGAGCAGCTTGTATCGCAAGATGGGTTACGAGATTACCGATCTGACGATGTACAAGGAACTTAAACGGTAA
- the fni gene encoding type 2 isopentenyl-diphosphate Delta-isomerase, which translates to MNEQERAGKRLLPEVATGERKLEHVRLCLEENVAGEGITSGMERYVFRHNPLPELNFDEVSLNTVFFGKEVRTPLLISSMTGGSQTTGAINERLARVANARGWALGVGSIRAAVEQPELATTFDVRRWAPDIPVIANLGAVQLNYGFHTADFQRAVEIAGADVLVLHLNGLQEIFQPEGNTDFSGLLNRIEDLCRTLDVPVGVKEVGWGIDGITAQRLYEAGAAFIDVAGAGGTSWVQVEKYRNNNPVRRAAAEAFADWGIPTAECIREVRALNPEGVLIGSGGLHHGVDAAKALALGADLAGFGRSLLESAVASDEALDQRLEQVEFELRTVMFGIGAGRIEDLQQTPRLIERR; encoded by the coding sequence ATGAATGAACAAGAGCGAGCCGGCAAACGGCTGCTTCCCGAGGTGGCTACGGGGGAACGGAAGCTGGAGCATGTGCGCCTCTGTCTGGAAGAGAATGTGGCAGGAGAAGGGATCACGAGCGGAATGGAACGGTACGTATTTCGTCATAATCCCCTGCCTGAACTGAATTTCGATGAGGTTAGTCTGAACACGGTGTTCTTTGGAAAAGAGGTCCGTACACCGCTGCTCATCAGTTCGATGACAGGTGGAAGCCAAACGACAGGCGCCATCAATGAGCGGCTTGCCCGCGTGGCCAATGCCAGAGGATGGGCGCTTGGCGTAGGTTCCATCCGGGCAGCAGTGGAACAACCTGAACTGGCGACGACCTTCGATGTACGGCGCTGGGCCCCTGACATCCCGGTGATTGCGAATCTGGGTGCAGTGCAGTTGAATTACGGCTTCCATACCGCCGATTTTCAGCGCGCCGTTGAGATTGCTGGCGCGGATGTGCTGGTCCTGCATCTGAACGGTTTGCAGGAGATTTTTCAGCCGGAGGGCAATACGGACTTCAGCGGGTTGTTGAACCGGATCGAAGATCTGTGCCGTACGCTGGATGTGCCTGTTGGGGTGAAGGAAGTCGGCTGGGGCATTGATGGAATAACGGCACAGCGGCTGTATGAAGCGGGGGCGGCATTTATCGACGTGGCCGGAGCAGGAGGCACCAGCTGGGTACAGGTGGAGAAATACCGGAATAACAACCCGGTTCGCCGCGCTGCGGCTGAAGCTTTTGCCGATTGGGGCATTCCGACTGCCGAGTGCATCCGGGAAGTCAGGGCGCTGAATCCGGAAGGGGTGCTGATTGGCAGTGGTGGACTACATCATGGTGTGGATGCAGCCAAGGCGCTCGCACTGGGCGCAGACCTGGCAGGTTTCGGTCGTTCCTTGCTGGAATCTGCAGTGGCTTCGGATGAAGCACTGGATCAGCGCCTGGAGCAGGTGGAGTTCGAACTTCGTACGGTCATGTTCGGTATCGGAGCCGGGCGAATCGAAGATTTGCAGCAGACACCAAGATTGATCGAGCGGCGGTAA
- a CDS encoding phytoene desaturase family protein codes for MSRKVVIIGAGFGGLSCAIRLASQGIQVTMLERQANIGGKLQQVKRDGYHFDRGPSTITMPSAFCSVFEHAGTKMEDYVQLYELEPRTRNIFADGTVVDLSGKRDWMEEQIAAYSPEDALRYDAFMDESAALYAEANRHFLGKLLLTAKDKYNLQMLRSLLRVRPAVKLNQLLRSYFSHPNTLAMFGRYATYVGSSPYQAPSIFAMLGHVEADEGVYGVKGGTYGLIKAMAKLAEEKGVRIVTGTEVRQIVVRHGKVIGVDTDRGFHEAVQVVANGDVLSVNRLLLAPEHRKQMSDGRIHKYEPSISGYVTLAGVRRQYDSLLHHTVFFSERYEPEFDHIFRERRMPLDPTIYICYSGYSEAGMAPAGASNLFILVNAPYLSDAWNWEEQTERYGELVLDKLAQRGITGLRQSDVLIRYTPQDIERDTLAHQGSIYGISSNSVRQTFSRPGNKSRDVQGLWYVGGTTHPGGGTPIVTLSGQLVGEQLASVLL; via the coding sequence TTGAGCAGAAAAGTGGTCATTATTGGCGCGGGCTTCGGGGGATTGTCCTGCGCCATTCGCCTTGCATCACAAGGCATACAGGTAACCATGCTGGAGCGCCAAGCTAATATAGGAGGAAAGCTGCAGCAAGTGAAACGGGACGGATATCATTTTGACCGCGGTCCAAGTACGATTACGATGCCTTCCGCCTTCTGCTCTGTTTTTGAGCATGCGGGGACAAAAATGGAGGATTACGTCCAGCTGTATGAGCTTGAGCCTCGAACACGCAATATATTTGCTGACGGTACCGTGGTGGATCTATCCGGCAAACGGGACTGGATGGAAGAACAGATTGCGGCCTACAGTCCGGAAGACGCACTTCGCTACGATGCATTTATGGATGAGTCTGCAGCACTTTATGCGGAAGCCAATCGTCACTTTCTTGGCAAGCTGCTGCTGACCGCAAAGGACAAGTACAACCTTCAGATGCTTCGCAGTTTGCTGCGGGTTCGCCCCGCTGTGAAGCTCAATCAGCTGCTGCGATCCTATTTCAGTCATCCAAACACATTGGCGATGTTCGGCCGTTATGCGACTTACGTCGGATCATCGCCTTATCAAGCGCCATCCATCTTCGCCATGTTGGGCCATGTAGAGGCGGATGAAGGGGTATACGGCGTAAAAGGCGGAACCTACGGGCTGATTAAAGCCATGGCGAAGCTTGCTGAAGAAAAAGGCGTAAGGATTGTGACGGGTACGGAGGTTCGGCAAATTGTCGTTAGACATGGCAAAGTCATCGGTGTGGATACGGATCGGGGTTTCCATGAAGCCGTTCAGGTGGTGGCCAACGGTGATGTGCTCAGTGTAAACCGTCTCCTGCTTGCACCGGAGCATCGGAAGCAGATGAGTGATGGCAGAATTCACAAGTATGAGCCGTCCATTTCCGGTTATGTGACACTGGCTGGCGTGCGGAGGCAGTATGATTCCCTGCTGCACCATACCGTCTTTTTCTCGGAAAGGTATGAACCGGAGTTTGATCATATTTTCCGTGAACGCAGAATGCCTCTGGATCCAACCATCTACATCTGTTATTCCGGTTATTCGGAAGCGGGCATGGCTCCAGCTGGAGCGAGTAATCTGTTTATATTGGTAAACGCCCCGTATCTGTCAGATGCATGGAACTGGGAAGAGCAAACAGAGCGATACGGTGAGTTGGTACTGGATAAACTTGCACAGCGGGGAATTACAGGGTTAAGGCAATCAGATGTGTTAATCCGGTACACACCTCAGGATATTGAGCGCGATACATTGGCTCATCAAGGGTCGATCTACGGGATTTCATCCAATTCAGTGAGGCAGACCTTCTCTCGCCCGGGGAACAAAAGCAGGGATGTGCAGGGGTTATGGTATGTGGGTGGAACCACGCATCCGGGAGGCGGGACGCCGATTGTAACGCTATCCGGACAGCTGGTGGGCGAGCAGCTTGCGTCCGTGCTGCTATGA
- a CDS encoding glycosyltransferase — translation MSASEILWIILTAALCVQLIFALWNATCLPKIRSFPADRLLQQDTLVSVLIPARNERLHIEGCLESVLASDTTGYRMEVLVLDDRSEDETAALVQAIADRDARVRLLEGVHPPAGWMGKSHACHQLVQEAKGEWFMFVDADVRLEPEAIRHTVAAGCDLGRGLVTGFPYQVAKTWMEKLVVPMMVFTIISHLPIFMIRKSSSPVFVAATGAFLLIHRSSYEASGGHAAIQGDLVDDMSLAKAIKRAGHPVMLADVHEWVSTRMYQNGTEVRNGYKKNMYEGTGRRDVLLLGTLFMYTLMYLVPPLGLLFGLLSGNSTAIWFGLIGTLLGMGVKRVADQTGGQPWWLACLQPVSMACVIGIGMASWRAGRSGKGYVWKGRRYS, via the coding sequence ATGAGTGCATCCGAGATATTATGGATCATATTGACAGCTGCACTCTGTGTGCAGTTGATTTTTGCTCTCTGGAATGCGACCTGTCTTCCCAAAATTCGCTCGTTCCCTGCAGACCGGCTGCTGCAGCAGGATACGCTTGTATCTGTCCTGATTCCGGCGCGGAATGAAAGACTACATATTGAAGGGTGTCTGGAGAGTGTACTCGCAAGTGACACAACCGGCTACCGGATGGAAGTGCTGGTTCTGGATGATCGTTCCGAGGATGAAACGGCGGCCCTGGTTCAGGCGATTGCAGATCGGGATGCACGTGTACGACTGCTTGAGGGGGTCCATCCGCCGGCGGGATGGATGGGTAAATCTCACGCGTGCCATCAACTGGTTCAGGAGGCCAAAGGCGAGTGGTTTATGTTCGTTGACGCGGATGTAAGGCTGGAGCCGGAGGCTATTCGGCATACCGTAGCTGCCGGCTGTGACTTGGGAAGAGGTCTTGTGACAGGGTTTCCCTATCAGGTGGCAAAGACATGGATGGAGAAGCTGGTCGTACCCATGATGGTATTCACGATCATCAGCCATCTTCCCATCTTCATGATACGCAAATCCTCAAGTCCGGTATTCGTAGCGGCAACCGGAGCTTTTCTGCTGATTCATCGTTCAAGTTATGAGGCTTCCGGCGGCCATGCAGCCATTCAGGGAGATCTGGTGGACGACATGAGTCTGGCGAAGGCGATCAAGCGTGCAGGTCATCCGGTTATGCTGGCTGATGTGCATGAATGGGTCAGCACGCGAATGTATCAGAATGGCACCGAAGTAAGGAACGGGTATAAGAAAAACATGTACGAAGGAACGGGACGCAGGGACGTACTCCTGCTGGGTACCCTATTCATGTATACGCTAATGTACCTTGTACCTCCACTTGGACTCCTGTTCGGACTACTGTCAGGGAACTCTACAGCGATCTGGTTTGGACTCATTGGCACACTGCTGGGCATGGGCGTAAAAAGGGTGGCAGATCAGACAGGAGGGCAGCCTTGGTGGCTTGCATGTCTGCAGCCTGTCAGCATGGCCTGCGTGATTGGTATTGGAATGGCATCCTGGCGGGCCGGTCGCTCAGGGAAAGGATACGTTTGGAAAGGCAGGCGGTATAGTTGA
- a CDS encoding lysophospholipid acyltransferase family protein gives MIPAAKSKPFNRMFYLYNQYYLLHRRFRSFTLSGTLDPQFDGKAVSPIDPSRPVLYFMNHSSWWDGLLLYHASRRTSVGDHYVMMEERQLQHYAFFRKLGAYSINKESASAIRKTMQYTTGLLQSGKRVWIFPQGEILHQDARPIRFRPGIGLLLRRSPQTLAVPVTLCHGMVQHDMPEISMLAGAPVIEDWSVWKSEEIAARLGQVLEEQLDEHKSQLVRIGQGSLPGAVSLIRNGRSTSEKYDAARKRGGR, from the coding sequence ATGATTCCCGCCGCAAAATCAAAACCGTTTAACCGAATGTTTTATTTATACAATCAGTATTATCTGCTGCACCGGCGCTTCCGTTCGTTCACGCTATCGGGAACACTGGATCCGCAATTTGACGGCAAGGCAGTCTCGCCCATTGACCCGAGCCGGCCTGTGCTCTATTTCATGAACCATAGCTCCTGGTGGGATGGTCTGCTGCTCTATCACGCATCGCGCCGGACTTCTGTAGGGGATCATTACGTCATGATGGAAGAGAGGCAGCTGCAGCATTATGCCTTCTTTCGCAAATTGGGCGCTTACTCCATCAACAAGGAGAGTGCTTCTGCGATCCGAAAGACCATGCAATATACAACAGGGCTGCTTCAGTCCGGTAAAAGAGTGTGGATCTTTCCGCAGGGCGAAATCCTGCATCAGGATGCCAGACCAATCCGGTTTCGCCCGGGCATAGGGTTACTGCTTCGCCGCTCTCCGCAGACACTAGCCGTACCTGTGACCCTATGTCACGGGATGGTTCAGCATGATATGCCGGAGATCTCAATGCTTGCCGGAGCACCTGTAATTGAAGACTGGAGTGTATGGAAGAGCGAGGAGATTGCAGCCAGGCTTGGTCAGGTGTTGGAAGAGCAGTTAGACGAGCATAAGTCTCAGCTGGTCCGCATCGGACAAGGAAGTCTGCCGGGAGCAGTGTCCCTGATTCGTAACGGACGATCCACAAGTGAAAAATACGATGCAGCACGAAAGCGGGGGGGCCGTTAA
- a CDS encoding carotenoid biosynthesis protein, which translates to MLTIGVPKLLSFSNGLFLVFYALYVVDLIYQGRRRNRMSDQSVIWKQPGLWVSSAILWLGGMGVEWVGVHTNWPFGEYGYSDFFGIHLFSVPLTLGFAWIAVVGNSALLSGGGSTWIGKLIRAIKTGFWAILLDLVLDPVAHARGFWHWEAPGGFYGVPWTNYISWFIMGAFLSLFLPAMPADRSSLLRAKWLYQLFILLFGLLAWKEGITGSFIIALVGMLLAEGSWFYDSRRKIKTV; encoded by the coding sequence ATGCTTACCATCGGAGTACCTAAACTACTATCGTTTTCGAATGGACTGTTTCTGGTTTTCTATGCACTGTATGTAGTGGATCTGATCTATCAGGGACGAAGAAGAAATCGAATGTCCGACCAGTCAGTCATATGGAAGCAGCCAGGACTCTGGGTATCCTCTGCCATTCTTTGGCTGGGTGGCATGGGGGTGGAATGGGTCGGTGTCCATACGAATTGGCCCTTTGGTGAATACGGCTATTCAGACTTCTTCGGTATTCATCTGTTTAGTGTACCGCTCACTCTGGGATTTGCCTGGATTGCAGTCGTTGGGAACTCCGCTCTGTTAAGCGGCGGCGGTTCGACCTGGATTGGGAAGCTGATACGTGCAATCAAGACCGGTTTCTGGGCTATTCTACTTGATCTGGTACTGGATCCGGTTGCGCACGCCAGAGGTTTCTGGCATTGGGAGGCCCCTGGCGGATTCTATGGCGTTCCCTGGACCAATTACATCAGTTGGTTCATTATGGGTGCGTTCCTGTCGCTCTTTCTTCCTGCCATGCCTGCTGACCGCAGCTCATTGCTGCGGGCCAAGTGGCTGTATCAGCTGTTCATCCTGTTATTCGGTTTGCTCGCATGGAAAGAAGGCATCACAGGCAGTTTCATCATTGCGCTTGTGGGCATGCTGCTAGCAGAAGGGAGCTGGTTCTATGATTCCCGCCGCAAAATCAAAACCGTTTAA
- a CDS encoding phytoene/squalene synthase family protein gives MNETILNRCEELMQRGSSSFYQAFRGLPSPRREAVYVIYAFCRIIDDSVDEPEKSTYTIHEIRDHFEYLEEAEGHFIWPALRWLFSNFPHLDKGPFFRQMDGQMTDLEVTHYATMQDLEHYCYLVAGTVGEMLLPVLRDDNGAEVAVNGIALGKGMQIVNIIRDVGEDRARARRYVPLEIMEKHGYYEQDWADGIVDERFVAIIQELKASALEWFRLGMDRLDTYPTESAFSIELAAAFYSTILHAVERNDYDVYNKRAFVTDELKLEMLGAIVKRYPVLAYQASRTAVS, from the coding sequence ATGAATGAAACGATTTTGAACAGGTGCGAAGAGTTAATGCAGAGGGGATCTTCTTCTTTTTATCAGGCTTTCAGAGGTTTGCCCAGTCCGCGTCGTGAAGCGGTGTATGTGATCTATGCGTTCTGCCGCATCATTGATGACAGTGTGGATGAACCGGAAAAGTCAACGTATACCATACACGAGATTCGGGATCATTTTGAATACCTGGAAGAGGCGGAAGGCCACTTTATCTGGCCTGCATTGAGATGGTTATTCTCGAACTTTCCCCACCTGGACAAAGGACCCTTCTTCCGGCAGATGGATGGACAGATGACCGATCTTGAGGTGACCCATTATGCAACGATGCAAGATCTTGAACATTATTGCTATCTTGTAGCAGGGACAGTAGGGGAAATGCTGCTGCCTGTGCTGCGGGATGACAACGGTGCCGAAGTGGCCGTAAACGGCATTGCACTTGGCAAGGGCATGCAGATCGTCAACATTATTCGTGATGTGGGTGAAGATCGGGCAAGAGCACGCCGTTATGTTCCGCTCGAAATCATGGAGAAGCACGGGTACTACGAACAGGATTGGGCAGATGGTATTGTAGACGAACGGTTCGTAGCCATCATTCAGGAGTTGAAAGCATCAGCACTCGAATGGTTCCGACTTGGCATGGATCGGCTGGACACCTACCCTACGGAAAGTGCATTTTCCATTGAATTGGCGGCTGCCTTCTACTCGACCATATTACACGCGGTAGAACGTAACGACTATGACGTGTATAACAAACGGGCATTTGTGACCGATGAGCTGAAACTGGAGATGCTTGGGGCCATTGTGAAACGTTATCCGGTATTGGCCTATCAGGCTTCGCGTACGGCGGTCTCCTGA
- a CDS encoding phytoene desaturase family protein, with protein MKRAAIVGAGIGGLTSALLLNRQGWDVTIYERGSRVGGRIGYEQDGEYRIDQGPTIVLLPDMLHGILEEAGVDRSKVELLRCDPLYRVHYSSGRVMTKMTDRRQQAEEIERLFPGESRGFTRFMRDMDTLFPAGRSAFLERAFPRKRDFFTPSLLSLMGRLRAHKSVRKAVGDYFQHEELVDAYSLQSLYIGGSPFGTPGIYSLLPYAEHEYGIWMVKGGYAALPSILETELMARGGRVVLNTEVTGLRIENGVCQGVETAAGSEDVDAVIYNGDFPHLTGLLGTIPVAARKKKPYRPSSGCVLIYVGVDKTWEDATTHQFFLPPSLDGSLREVFNRRRIPEQSSFYVFNPVAVDDSAAPAGQSVLYFLIPVPDAEGVDWSRESGTLVDRVLEEAEQRGFPGLRAAIRWKKVRTPADAERDGLYGGGSFGIAPILFQSGVYRPQPKPFPAIRGLYAAGASVHPGGGVPIVMQSARMAVNLLMKEMGT; from the coding sequence ATGAAGCGGGCAGCTATTGTAGGAGCAGGCATTGGCGGGTTGACCTCGGCACTACTGCTGAATCGGCAGGGATGGGACGTCACCATTTACGAACGGGGTTCCCGAGTTGGCGGACGCATCGGCTATGAGCAGGATGGGGAATATCGCATCGACCAGGGTCCAACCATCGTACTTCTGCCCGACATGCTGCATGGCATTTTGGAGGAGGCTGGCGTGGATCGTTCCAAGGTGGAGCTGCTGCGCTGTGATCCGTTATACAGGGTTCACTATAGCAGCGGACGCGTCATGACCAAGATGACAGACCGCCGTCAGCAGGCCGAGGAGATTGAGCGGTTATTCCCAGGGGAGAGCCGAGGATTCACAAGATTCATGAGGGACATGGATACCCTGTTCCCGGCAGGACGGTCTGCTTTTCTGGAAAGAGCCTTTCCGCGAAAAAGGGATTTCTTCACACCCTCTCTCCTGTCTCTGATGGGCAGGCTGCGCGCACATAAAAGCGTGCGTAAAGCCGTAGGAGATTATTTTCAACATGAGGAACTGGTTGACGCCTATTCGCTTCAGAGTCTGTATATTGGCGGCTCGCCGTTCGGTACTCCGGGAATCTATTCCCTGCTCCCTTACGCAGAGCATGAATATGGAATCTGGATGGTGAAGGGCGGATATGCTGCATTACCTTCAATTCTGGAAACCGAACTGATGGCGCGTGGGGGGCGAGTCGTCCTGAATACAGAAGTAACGGGATTGCGTATTGAAAATGGCGTTTGCCAAGGTGTAGAAACGGCTGCAGGTTCGGAAGACGTGGACGCAGTCATCTATAATGGCGATTTCCCCCATCTGACGGGCCTTCTGGGCACTATCCCGGTAGCTGCGCGCAAAAAGAAACCGTATCGGCCCTCATCTGGTTGTGTGCTGATTTATGTTGGGGTCGACAAGACTTGGGAAGATGCAACGACGCATCAATTTTTCCTGCCACCCAGTCTTGATGGTAGCTTGCGGGAAGTATTCAATCGGCGCCGTATTCCGGAACAGTCTTCATTTTATGTATTTAACCCGGTCGCTGTTGATGATTCCGCTGCACCAGCCGGTCAAAGTGTATTGTATTTTCTTATTCCGGTGCCAGACGCGGAAGGTGTGGATTGGTCCAGGGAAAGCGGGACTCTGGTGGATCGGGTGCTGGAGGAAGCGGAACAACGGGGTTTCCCGGGACTTCGCGCAGCGATCAGATGGAAAAAGGTACGCACGCCAGCAGACGCCGAGCGTGATGGACTCTACGGCGGCGGAAGCTTCGGTATTGCGCCGATCCTGTTTCAATCAGGGGTGTACCGGCCACAGCCGAAGCCGTTCCCGGCGATCCGCGGATTGTACGCAGCAGGGGCATCGGTGCATCCGGGCGGCGGCGTCCCGATCGTCATGCAAAGTGCGCGCATGGCTGTCAATCTACTCATGAAGGAGATGGGAACATGA
- a CDS encoding phytoene desaturase family protein produces the protein MISNQQRKRAAVIGAGPGGLAAAMLLSGQGYEVDVYEKQPVIGGRSARLELGEYRFDRGATFLMMPGLLEEMFDIVGRKLSDYVDLKELTPLYALNFGDKVFTPSRNREDTAAQIKELFPGNEDNYLRFMQDEEVKFGKVMPLLRRPFGKLTDYLRKDAVTALPKLDVNNTVYGILSRYFTDERLRWAFTFQSKYLGMSAWDCPGTFTILSFIEHHYGLFHPIGGVNRVFQAMADIVKEYGGRIHTSCPVEQVIVRNGRAEGLLLENGERIEADHVVVNADFAHAVNHLFEPGVLKKYTPEKMKRKKYSCSTTMLYLGVDVEIDLPHHSIYFPDDYRLNVDEITKHKVLSADPSLYIHNPSKLDSTLAPAGKSALYVLMPSPNLTGDIDWDVERENVREAMMQRLEAIPELADIRSRIEESMMFTPLDWENELDVYRGATFNMAHNLGQMMYLRPHNQFEELKGVWLVGGGTHPGSGLPTIFESARISVRLIQEEDAKTRSNRSPYVKTAEAGGHS, from the coding sequence ATGATATCTAATCAGCAACGGAAACGGGCGGCTGTTATCGGTGCCGGTCCAGGCGGGCTTGCAGCGGCTATGTTATTGTCCGGTCAGGGATACGAAGTGGACGTTTATGAGAAACAACCGGTGATTGGTGGACGCTCTGCGAGGCTGGAGCTCGGTGAATACCGCTTCGACCGGGGCGCGACATTCTTAATGATGCCTGGACTGCTTGAAGAGATGTTCGACATCGTAGGACGCAAACTATCCGATTACGTGGACTTGAAGGAACTGACGCCCTTGTATGCCCTGAACTTTGGCGATAAGGTGTTCACACCTTCCCGTAACCGTGAAGATACTGCAGCGCAGATCAAGGAATTGTTCCCTGGTAATGAGGACAATTACCTGCGGTTTATGCAGGATGAGGAAGTCAAGTTTGGTAAGGTCATGCCTTTGCTGCGCCGGCCTTTCGGCAAGCTGACAGACTATCTGCGCAAGGATGCGGTAACGGCTCTTCCGAAGCTGGACGTGAACAATACAGTCTATGGCATCCTGTCCCGCTATTTTACTGACGAGCGTTTGCGCTGGGCCTTTACGTTTCAATCTAAATATTTGGGCATGTCTGCCTGGGATTGTCCGGGTACATTCACGATTCTGTCTTTCATCGAGCACCATTATGGACTCTTTCATCCGATCGGCGGTGTGAATCGTGTATTCCAGGCCATGGCTGACATTGTAAAAGAATATGGAGGACGTATACATACATCCTGCCCGGTGGAGCAGGTCATCGTCCGTAATGGCCGAGCCGAGGGACTGCTGCTTGAGAACGGTGAACGCATTGAAGCGGATCATGTGGTCGTTAATGCAGACTTCGCGCATGCGGTGAACCATCTGTTCGAACCGGGTGTGCTTAAGAAATATACGCCGGAGAAAATGAAACGCAAGAAGTACTCCTGTTCTACCACGATGCTCTATCTGGGAGTAGACGTTGAGATTGATCTGCCGCATCACTCGATTTATTTTCCCGATGATTACCGATTGAATGTGGATGAGATCACGAAGCATAAAGTGTTGTCCGCTGACCCGTCTCTGTATATTCATAACCCTTCCAAGCTCGATTCGACACTCGCACCTGCAGGAAAATCTGCATTATACGTGCTCATGCCTTCTCCCAACCTTACGGGAGACATCGATTGGGATGTGGAACGGGAGAACGTGCGCGAAGCGATGATGCAGCGGCTTGAAGCGATCCCGGAGCTGGCAGACATACGGAGCCGAATTGAAGAGTCCATGATGTTCACACCGCTCGATTGGGAAAATGAACTGGATGTGTACCGCGGCGCGACGTTTAACATGGCTCATAATCTGGGTCAGATGATGTATCTGCGCCCGCACAATCAGTTCGAAGAACTGAAAGGGGTATGGCTCGTTGGCGGCGGAACCCACCCGGGCAGCGGACTGCCTACTATATTTGAGTCTGCTCGAATCAGTGTCAGGCTGATCCAGGAAGAGGATGCCAAGACCCGATCGAACCGGTCGCCTTATGTGAAGACCGCCGAAGCCGGAGGCCATTCATGA
- a CDS encoding MerR family transcriptional regulator, with product MYSIKQVAAMLDIPTVTLRAWENRYSAVTPERTESGYRLYTDENVEDLRWLKEQVEQHQSNISEAVRMLKENKAKLPEAVIPAPPTAPVPTMEEAYLRMADQIYDSLYHFQGERANGLIDFGFTMYGYDSMFYHVLVPILVRVGDAWEQGRASVAQEHFMTQLISQRFYQFFHLFPIYPHLPKVLALCPEGEHHQVGLLLFSLFMRKNGAEVLYLGANTPEEGVFPIIREQKIKLVCLSITNPGLSEQCDRLVDRILTEFPDMRFILGGKGYEHNENAAYPDWVMPEHSSDWQAWLEREYLTENPSRTQG from the coding sequence GTGTATTCCATCAAACAAGTCGCTGCCATGCTGGACATTCCAACGGTTACGCTCCGGGCTTGGGAGAATCGGTACAGTGCGGTAACCCCAGAACGGACGGAATCGGGTTATCGATTGTACACGGATGAGAATGTTGAAGATTTACGTTGGCTGAAGGAGCAGGTTGAACAGCATCAGTCCAACATATCTGAAGCCGTACGCATGTTAAAAGAAAACAAAGCGAAATTGCCAGAAGCAGTCATTCCGGCTCCGCCTACCGCGCCTGTTCCTACGATGGAAGAGGCCTACTTACGCATGGCTGATCAGATATATGACTCGCTTTACCATTTCCAGGGTGAACGTGCCAACGGGTTAATTGATTTTGGCTTCACCATGTATGGATATGATTCGATGTTTTACCATGTGCTTGTACCTATCCTCGTTCGCGTGGGGGACGCATGGGAGCAGGGCAGAGCATCGGTCGCTCAGGAGCACTTTATGACCCAGCTGATCTCGCAGCGGTTCTATCAGTTTTTCCATCTGTTCCCGATCTATCCGCATCTGCCCAAAGTTCTGGCACTCTGTCCGGAGGGGGAGCATCATCAGGTGGGATTGCTGTTATTCTCGTTGTTTATGCGTAAAAATGGAGCCGAGGTATTATATCTCGGTGCCAATACTCCCGAGGAAGGGGTATTTCCTATTATCCGGGAGCAGAAGATCAAGCTGGTCTGTCTCTCCATTACAAATCCCGGCTTAAGCGAGCAGTGTGATCGGCTTGTCGATCGCATTCTGACCGAGTTTCCGGATATGCGCTTTATCCTTGGCGGCAAGGGTTACGAGCACAATGAGAATGCAGCTTATCCGGATTGGGTCATGCCAGAGCATTCATCAGACTGGCAGGCATGGCTGGAGCGAGAGTATCTGACGGAGAACCCCTCCCGAACGCAGGGTTAA